GCGACAACGTCCGGTCATCGAGCCTAAATCCAAGCGGCTCGATCAAGTGCAGACGCGCTCCTGCAGCCATGCACAACCGACCGACATTGCCCGTGTTCGGAGGGATCTCCGGCGCGATTAACACCACATGCAGCATACCGACATACAAAGTTTTTTTGACAATACCGCATGTTTCAGCTTCATCATATATCTGACGCAATGAAAAAATCACACGGCATCCGAATCACGCTCCTCCTCTTGCTGTGCGCTTGTTTCATCGGACTAGGCTACATGGGTTTTAAGATATTCACATCCGCACAGCAAACGGAACCTTCAGCCCAACCCGAGGACGCCCAAAGTTTTGAAAC
The nucleotide sequence above comes from Candidatus Methylacidiphilales bacterium. Encoded proteins:
- a CDS encoding tRNA (uridine(34)/cytosine(34)/5-carboxymethylaminomethyluridine(34)-2'-O)-methyltransferase TrmL, which codes for MLHVVLIAPEIPPNTGNVGRLCMAAGARLHLIEPLGFRLDDRTLSRAGLDYWQHLDWRLWNSWEAFMEGGECKGRYFFIENTDTVPT